The following are encoded in a window of Brachyhypopomus gauderio isolate BG-103 chromosome 18, BGAUD_0.2, whole genome shotgun sequence genomic DNA:
- the LOC143482193 gene encoding low affinity immunoglobulin gamma Fc region receptor III-A-like, with protein MSETPLQDGHSAGVYVCRAERGEPANQTQYSNLQPLWITGESPPVSLIIRPNRTQHFSGDSLSLSCEGRSDTTGWRVIRYKHRWSVSDCSLFWGSVTGSTCNIRFLYTSHTGVYWCQSESGGSSNPVNITVHNGSVILESPVHPVTEGDPLTLHCLLHPTVTSDLRADLYKDGLLIQNQNAGEMTIHTVSKSDEGLYNCKHPERGEFICLFVVKAWATPASRLCPLWGCCV; from the exons ATGTCAGAGACTCCTCTACAGGATGGACATTCAGCTG GAGTTTATGTgtgcagagcagagagaggagaaccAGCCAATCAGACACAGTACAGCAACCTACAGCCACTATGGATCACTG GTGAATCTCCTCCAGTCTCTCTGATCATCAGACCCAACAGAACTCAACACTTTAGTGGAGACTCTCTCTCACTGAGCTGTGAGGGACGGAGTGACACTACTGGATGGAGAGTGATACGATACAAACACAGATGGAGTGTGTCAGATTGTTCATTATTCTGGGGATCAGTTACAGGATCTACTTGTAATATCAGATTCCTCTACACATCCCACACTGGAGTGTACTGGTGTCAGTCTGAATCTGGAGGGAGCAGTAATCCTGTCAACATCACAGTACACA ATGGTTCTGTGATCCTGGAGAGTCCTGTCCATCCTGTAACTGAGGGAGATCCTCTGACTCTACACTGTTTACTTCACCCCACTGTCACATCAgacctcagagctgatttaTATAAAGATGGATTACTCATCCAGAACCAGAATGCAGGAGAGATGACCATCCACACTGTCTCAAAGTCAGATGAGGGTCTCTACAACTGTAAACacccagagagaggagagtttatttgtttgtttgtggtcAAGGCGTGGGCCACTCCAGCGTCCAGGTTGTGCCCTTTGTGGGGGTGTTGTGTCTAG
- the LOC143482291 gene encoding uncharacterized protein LOC143482291 encodes MRDYGVIRDVVLGSPGLMARTRIQLFELNQRTLTQWYNARKKKQEQEVLHLSVGQSSTPTVASEPLPPALSKLRERPTYAHPAYDFNIQEDASGQASQRVRGHHPLASGDATAAPASATPDTPTAPATQPGPKVPRTTAWRWKKKAEAAAAAAASSTAPPAADGQPVPTKRLKHEHYLCKQCGQPKTKEFGHSRFRGVHFCATAAGKTVEQWVEEMKRGGAGQGQ; translated from the exons ATGAGGGACTACGGCGTCATCAGGGACGTAGTCCTGGGCAGCCCTGGCCTCATGGCTCGGACACGCATACAGCTCTTTGAGCTCAATCAGAGGACACTGACCCAGTG GTACAACGCCAGGAAGAAGAAGCAGGAACAGGAGGTTCTGCACCTGAGCGTTGGCCAGTCCAGCACTCCCACGGTGGCCTCGGAACCCCTCCCTCCCGCGCTGAGCAAGCTCCGGGAGCGTCCCACGTACGCCCACCCTGCGTACGATTTTAACATCCAGGAGGACGCTTCCGGACAGGCTTCCCAGCGCGTCCGAGGCCACCATCCTCTCGCCTCCGGTGACGCcacagctgctccagcttcTGCCACCCCCGACACTCCAACTGCCCCCGCCACACAGCCTGGGCCCAAAGTGCCCCGGACCACAGCGTGGCGGTGGAAGAAGAAGGCAgaggctgctgctgctgctgctgcctcCAGCACTGCACCCCCTGCTGCTGATGGACAGCCCGTCCCCACGAAGCGGCTCAAACATGAACATTATTTATGTAAACAATGTGGCCAGCCAAAGACTAAAGAGTTTGGCCACAGCCGCTTTCGTGGGGTGCACTTCTGTGCGACAGCAGCGGGGAAGACAGTGGagcagtgggtggaggagatgaagagagGAGGTGCTGGACAGGGTCAGTGA